Proteins co-encoded in one Dasypus novemcinctus isolate mDasNov1 chromosome 18, mDasNov1.1.hap2, whole genome shotgun sequence genomic window:
- the CDH5 gene encoding cadherin-5 encodes MQMLKMLGACVGLMAAVTAVTVANAAQLDTPSGLPAHQRQKRDWIWNQMHIDEEKNTSLPHYVGKIKSSVNSKNAKYLLKGESANKVFQVNADTGDVYAFERLDREKISEYHLIALIVDKNTNDNLESPSNFTIKVHDVNDNWPKFTHRFINASVPEMSTSGTSVIRVTAVDADDPTVADHASVMYHILKGKDFTIDSSGLIFTTINNLDREKQAKYEIVVEARDAQGLRGDSGTATVLITLQDVNDNFPIFAQTKYVFTVPEDIRVGSPVGSLFVEDPDEPQNRKTKYSIVQGEYRDTFTIETDATRNEGIIKLMKPLDYEHIQQYSFTIEATDPTINLRYLNSAPPKNTARVIINITDVDEPPNFQKPFYHFQLRENLKKPLIGSVLAKDPDAAQRSIGYSIRRTSDKGQFFGITKQGNIYNEKELDREIYSWYNLTVEAKELDPKGAPTGKESIVQVHIEVLDENDNAPEFAQPYEPKVCENTAPGKLVVRISAIDKDITPSSVKIRFSLSSEDSNFTLTDNRDNTANITVKYGQFNRERAKVHFLPVLISDNGRPSLTGTSTLAVAVCQCDEHGKFTLCEEVAPLSGISIQALVAIFLCILTITVITLLIVLRRRLRKQSRAHGKSVPEVHEQLVTYDEEGGGEMDTNSYDVSVLNSVRGGREPRRPALDAPPLYAKVQKPPRHGPLARSRPGEMAAMIEAKKDEADHDGDGPPYDTLHIYGYEGSESIPESLSSLGADSTNSDVDYDFLNDWGPRFKMLAELYGSDPLEGLPY; translated from the exons ATGCAGATGCTCAAGATGCTGGGTGCCTGCGTGGGTCTGATGGCAGCAGTCACAGCAGTAACGGTGGCTAACGCTGCCCAGTTAGACACCCCCAGCGGGCTGCCTGCCCACCAGCGCCAGAAGAGAGACTGGATTTGGAACCAGATGCACATTGATGAAGAGAAGAACACCTCACTCCCCCATTACGTGGGCAAG ATCAAGTCGAGTGTGAACAGCAAGAATGCCAAGTACCTGCTGAAAGGAGAGTCTGCCAACAAGGTCTTCCAAGTTAACGCAGACACAGGGGATGTGTATGCCTTCGAGAGGCTGGACCGGGAGAAGATCTCTGAGTACCATCTCATTGCCCTCATCGTGGACAAGAACACCAACGACAACCTGGAGTCTCCTTCCAACTTCACCATCAAAGTGCACGACGTGAACGACAACTGGCCCAAGTTCACACACCGTTTCATCAACGCCTCCGTGCCTGAAATGTCGACCTCAG GGACCTCTGTCATCCGTGTGACAGCAGTGGATGCAGATGACCCCACGGTGGCAGACCACGCCTCGGTCATGTACCATATCCTGAAGGGAAAAGACTTCACCATTGATAGTTCCG GACTCATTTTCACAACAATTAACAACTTGGACCGAGAGAAGCAGGCCAAGTACGAGATCGTGGTGGAGGCACGagatgcccagggcctccgggGGGACTCAGGCACAGCCACCGTGCTGATCACTCTGCAGGACGTCAACGACAACTTCCCCATCTTCGCCCAGA CCAAGTACGTATTTACTGTGCCTGAAGACATCCGTGTGGGCAGCCCCGTGGGCTCTCTGTTTGTTGAGGACCCAGACGAGCCCCAGAACAGGAAGACCAAGTACAGCATTGTGCAGGGCGAGTACAGGGACACCTTCACCATCGAGACGGACGCCACACGCAACGAGGGCATCATCAAACTCATGAAG CCCCTGGACTATGAACACATCCAACAATACAGCTTCACCATCGAGGCCACGGACCCCACCATCAACCTCCGCTACCTGAATAGTGCCCCACCGAAAAACACCGCCCGTGTCATCATCAACATCACAGACGTGGATGAGCCTCCCAACTTCCAGAAGCCCTTCTACCACTTCCAGCTGCGGGAGAACCTAAAGAAGCCCCTGATCGGCTCGGTGCTTGCCAAGGACCCTGACGCAGCCCAGCGCAGCATTGG ATACTCCATCCGCAGGACCAGTGACAAGGGCCAGTTCTTCGGAATCACCAAACAGGGGAACATTTACAATGAGAAAGAACTCGACAGAGAAATCTACTCCTGGTATAACCTGACGGTGGAGGCCAAAGAGCTGGATCCTAAGG GGGCCCCCACGGGCAAGGAATCCATCGTGCAGGTCCACATCGAAGTCCTGGACGAAAATGACAACGCCCCAGAGTTCGCCCAGCCCTACGAGCCCAAAGTGTGTGAGAACACTGCCCCGGGCAAG CTGGTCGTGAGGATCTCGGCCATAGACAAGGACATAACGCCGAGCAGCGTGAAGATCCGGTTCTCCCTGAGCAGCGAGGACAGCAACTTCACCCTCACGGATAATCGCG ACAACACAGCCAACATCACCGTCAAGTACGGGCAGTTCAACCGCGAGCGTGCCAAGGTCCACTTCCTGCCTGTGCTCATCTCCGACAATGGGAGGCCCAGCCTCACAGGCACCAGCACCCTGGCCGTGGCCGTGTGCCAGTGTGACGAGCACGGCAAGTTCACCCTGTGTGAAGAGGTGGCCCCCCTTTCGGGCATCAGCATCCAGGCGCTGGTCGCCATcttcctctgcatcctcaccatCACCG TCATCACCCTGCTCATCGTCCTGCGGCGGCGGCTGCGCAAGCAGAGCCGCGCGCACGGCAAGAGCGTGCCCGAGGTGCACGAGCAGCTGGTCACCTACGACGAGGAGGGCGGCGGCGAGATGGACACCAACAGCTACGACGTGTCCGTGCTCAACTCGGTGCGCGGCGGCCGCGAGCCCCGGCGGCCCGCGCTGGACGCGCCGCCCCTCTACGCCAAGGTGCAGAAGCCGCCGCGGCACGGGCCCCTGGCGCGCAGCCGGCCCGGCGAGATGGCCGCGATGATCGAGGCCAAGAAGGACGAGGCGGACCACGACGGCGACGGGCCCCCCTACGACACGCTGCACATCTACGGCTACGAGGGCTCCGAGTCCATCCCCGAGTCCCTCAGCTCGCTGGGCGCCGACTCCACCAACTCGGACGTCGATTACGACTTCCTCAACGACTGGGGGCCCAGGTTCAAGATGCTGGCCGAGCTGTACGGCTCGGACCCCCTGGAGGGGCTTCCGTATTAG